In one Carettochelys insculpta isolate YL-2023 chromosome 6, ASM3395843v1, whole genome shotgun sequence genomic region, the following are encoded:
- the LOC142014954 gene encoding E3 ubiquitin-protein ligase DDB_G0292642-like isoform X1 — translation MSKGYEEPSPEFVAAKDDITGDDDGLMKVKMSCGHATDPGVLSAWCRSLLDQGYLKFHCPADVKGEKCRAEWSYQEVRRNASLTEEEQQKFEEKLATVAARFYHDFKECPNCKSFVERRELTNLRVLCIICSSLKAKSFEFCWQCLKPWKGAGTSSERCENMGCRNQALEVLANCKLKDLPGSEIKNCPSIRACPTCGRLIEHMEKCKYVVCPQCHIEFCFACLENARSCQASKGGAYFKYCAKPLAPRQTQIPVWSRK, via the exons ATGAGCAAAGGGTATGAAGAGCCTTCACCAGAGTTTGTTGCTGCCAAGGACGATATCACAG GTGATGATGATGGTCTCATGAAAGTGAAAATGTCTTGTGGACATGCTACAGATCCTGGTGTCTTATCAGCATGGTGCCGAAGTCTGTTAGACCAG GGTTACTTAaagtttcactgcccagctgatgTAAAGGGGGAGAAGTGCAGGGCAGAGTGGTCCTACCAGGAAGTTCGCCGAAATGCTTCACTAACTGAAGAAGAGCAGCAGAAGTTTGAAGAAAAGCTTGCAACAGTTGCAGCTAGATTTTACCATGACTTCAAAGAA tGTCCCAACTGCAAAAGCTTTGTGGAACGCCGTGAGTTGACAAACCTGAGAGTGCTCTGTATCATCTGCAGTTCATTGAAGGCAAAATCCTTTGAGTTCTGCTGGCAATGCCTGAAGCCCTGGAAAGGGGCTGGAACATCCTCAGAGAGGTGTGAAAATATGGGCTGCAGGAACCAGGCCCTGGAAGTCTTAGCCAACTGCAAGCTAAAGGATCTTCCGGGaagtgaaataaaaaattgtcccTCCATCCGTGCTTGTCCTACCTGTGGGCGACTCATTGAGCACATGGAAAAGTGCAAATATGTTGTATGTCCGCAATGTCACATCGAGTTTTGTTTCGCTTGCCTTGAAAATGCTCGCAGCTGCCAAGCCAGCAAAGGTGGAGCCTATTTTAAATACTGTGCAAAACCATTAGCTCCACGACAAACACAAATTCCGGTGTGGTCTCGGAAATGA
- the LOC142014954 gene encoding uncharacterized protein LOC142014954 isoform X2, whose translation MSKGYEEPSPEFVAAKDDITGDDDGLMKVKMSCGHATDPGVLSAWCRSLLDQGYLKFHCPADVKGEKCRAEWSYQEVRRNASLTEEEQQKFEEKLATVAARFYHDFKELKFVCLLSVPTAKALWNAVS comes from the exons ATGAGCAAAGGGTATGAAGAGCCTTCACCAGAGTTTGTTGCTGCCAAGGACGATATCACAG GTGATGATGATGGTCTCATGAAAGTGAAAATGTCTTGTGGACATGCTACAGATCCTGGTGTCTTATCAGCATGGTGCCGAAGTCTGTTAGACCAG GGTTACTTAaagtttcactgcccagctgatgTAAAGGGGGAGAAGTGCAGGGCAGAGTGGTCCTACCAGGAAGTTCGCCGAAATGCTTCACTAACTGAAGAAGAGCAGCAGAAGTTTGAAGAAAAGCTTGCAACAGTTGCAGCTAGATTTTACCATGACTTCAAAGAA CTgaaatttgtttgtttgcttagtGTCCCAACTGCAAAAGCTTTGTGGAACGCCGTGAGTTGA